A single genomic interval of halophilic archaeon DL31 harbors:
- a CDS encoding GYD family protein (PFAM: GYD~KEGG: hut:Huta_2201 GYD family protein), translating to MPTYLALHKHRKEGAQTIKQLPERVEQAKQLANSMDCDVEFYLTNGQFDAAVIIDAPDEQTAKQLALAVNGTGTVTTEFQRAFHESEIEELTDGIPEP from the coding sequence ATGCCAACATACCTCGCACTTCACAAGCATAGGAAGGAGGGCGCCCAGACCATTAAGCAGTTACCGGAACGGGTTGAGCAGGCCAAACAACTGGCAAACTCGATGGACTGCGACGTCGAGTTCTACCTCACGAACGGCCAATTTGACGCCGCAGTTATTATTGACGCCCCTGATGAACAGACGGCGAAACAATTAGCGCTGGCCGTCAACGGAACCGGGACAGTGACGACCGAATTCCAGCGAGCGTTTCACGAATCGGAGATTGAAGAACTGACTGACGGGATTCCCGAGCCGTAA